The proteins below are encoded in one region of Corynebacterium sphenisci DSM 44792:
- a CDS encoding DUF445 domain-containing protein, giving the protein MARHAQPDPAAPAAPADPPDGAGAADPAPRADGTLPVPGPSPENEARKRAELRRSKAFATGLLVAATLIYLGCRWAEASAHAAGARPEAWVGYVRAAAEAGMVGALADWFAVTALFRHPMGIPIPHTAIIRRKKDQVGAALADFVGANFLNPALIVDKVRQADIPERVGDWLTEPGHPEQVSAEVGRFLGNALEAMDPADAELIIRTGLIDRLAEPAWGPPAGRALAQLIEEGRTEPVIQQLADWLHRKAIGAGPLIDRVLGERAPSWAPAFVNDLIGERVHRELVDFARGVRLDPEHEARAAIRRFLARLARDLQEDPETMARVEELKAELMDSRPVTAAPERIWAATATAVVAAARDPESLLRRKIAEAAAAYGARLRAEGELRAAIDRRIESAVHFIAVNYGGEVTSIISETVERWDADEASSKIELMVGRDLQFIRVNGTVVGSLAGLAIYTASTLLFGG; this is encoded by the coding sequence ATGGCCCGACACGCCCAGCCCGATCCCGCCGCGCCCGCCGCCCCCGCCGACCCCCCGGACGGGGCCGGCGCCGCGGACCCGGCGCCCCGCGCCGACGGCACCCTGCCGGTGCCCGGGCCCTCCCCGGAGAACGAGGCCCGCAAACGCGCCGAACTGCGCCGATCCAAGGCCTTCGCCACCGGGCTGCTGGTCGCGGCGACGCTCATCTACCTCGGCTGCCGTTGGGCGGAGGCCTCCGCGCACGCCGCCGGGGCCCGGCCCGAGGCCTGGGTGGGTTACGTGCGCGCCGCCGCGGAGGCCGGCATGGTCGGCGCCCTCGCCGACTGGTTCGCGGTCACCGCCCTGTTCCGGCACCCGATGGGCATCCCCATCCCGCACACCGCGATCATCCGCCGGAAGAAGGACCAGGTGGGCGCGGCCCTGGCCGATTTCGTCGGCGCCAACTTCCTCAACCCGGCGCTCATCGTGGACAAGGTGCGCCAGGCCGACATCCCGGAGCGGGTGGGCGACTGGCTCACCGAACCCGGCCACCCCGAGCAGGTCAGCGCCGAGGTGGGCCGCTTCCTCGGCAACGCCCTGGAGGCGATGGACCCCGCCGACGCGGAGCTCATCATCCGCACCGGGCTCATCGACCGGCTCGCCGAACCCGCCTGGGGCCCGCCCGCCGGCCGGGCCCTGGCCCAGCTCATCGAGGAGGGCCGCACCGAGCCGGTGATCCAGCAGCTCGCGGACTGGCTGCACCGCAAGGCGATCGGCGCCGGGCCGCTCATCGACCGGGTGCTCGGCGAACGCGCCCCCTCCTGGGCCCCGGCCTTCGTCAACGACCTCATCGGGGAGCGGGTGCACCGGGAGCTGGTGGACTTCGCCCGGGGGGTGCGCCTGGACCCCGAGCACGAGGCCCGGGCCGCGATCCGGCGCTTCCTGGCCCGGCTGGCCCGGGATCTGCAGGAGGACCCGGAGACCATGGCGCGGGTGGAGGAGCTCAAGGCGGAGCTGATGGACTCCCGGCCGGTGACCGCCGCCCCGGAGCGGATCTGGGCGGCCACCGCGACGGCGGTGGTGGCCGCCGCCCGGGACCCGGAGTCGCTGCTGCGCCGCAAAATCGCCGAGGCCGCCGCGGCCTACGGGGCGCGGCTGCGCGCGGAGGGGGAGCTGCGCGCCGCCATCGACCGCCGGATCGAGTCGGCGGTGCACTTCATCGCGGTGAACTACGGCGGGGAGGTCACCTCCATCATCTCCGAGACCGTGGAGCGCTGGGACGCCGACGAGGCCTCCTCCAAGATCGAGCTCATGGTGGGCCGGGACCTGCAGTTCATCCGGGTCAACGGCACCGTGGTGGGCTCCCTGGCCGGGCTGGCGATCTACACCGCCTCCACGCTGCTCTTCGGCGGCTGA
- a CDS encoding DUF2516 family protein: MTLPLLPPGGDLLMVLPAWIELFFRMLVPMVVGIMALIGVVLVLRTRPDAFTAADRKPRGTWAGLLAGCSIFLIFPWIGWLMLGIPVIASLVITGIYWLDVRPQIKDLLANAQG; encoded by the coding sequence GTGACGCTGCCGCTGCTGCCGCCCGGCGGGGACCTGCTGATGGTCCTGCCGGCCTGGATCGAGCTGTTCTTCCGGATGCTGGTGCCCATGGTGGTCGGCATCATGGCGCTCATCGGCGTGGTGCTGGTGCTGCGCACCCGCCCCGACGCCTTCACCGCCGCCGACCGCAAGCCCCGCGGCACCTGGGCGGGCCTGCTCGCCGGCTGCTCGATCTTCCTGATCTTCCCCTGGATCGGCTGGCTGATGCTGGGCATCCCGGTGATCGCCTCCCTGGTGATCACCGGCATCTACTGGCTCGACGTGCGCCCCCAGATCAAGGATCTGCTGGCCAACGCCCAGGGCTGA